One window from the genome of Canis aureus isolate CA01 chromosome 18, VMU_Caureus_v.1.0, whole genome shotgun sequence encodes:
- the LOC144288916 gene encoding heterogeneous nuclear ribonucleoprotein A1 — MSKSESPKEPEQLRKLFIGGLSFETTDESLRSHFEQWGTLTDCVVMRDPNTKRSRGFGFVTYATVEEVDAAMNARPHKVDGRVVEPKRAVSREDSQRPGAHLTVKKIFVGGIKEDTEEHHLRDYFEQYGKIEVIEIMTDRGSGKKRGFAFVTFDDHDSVDKIVIQKYHTVNGHNCEVRKALSKQEMASASSSQRGRSGSGNFGGGRGGGFGGNDNFGRGGNFSGRGGFGGSRGGGGYGGSGDGYNGFGNDGSNFGGGGSYNDFGNYNNQSSNFGPMKGGNFGGRSSGPYGGGGQYFAKPRNQGGYGGSSSSSSYGSGRRF, encoded by the coding sequence atgtctaagtcagagtctcccaaagagcccGAGCAGCTGCGGAAGCTCTTCATCGGAGGTTTGAGCTTCGAAACGAccgatgagagtctgaggagccattttgagcaatgggggACGCTTACggactgtgtggtaatgagagaccccaacaccaagcgctccagaggctttgggttcgTCACGTACGCCACCGTGGAGGAGGTGGACGCGGCCATGAACGCTCGGCCGCACAAGGTGGACGGAAGAGTcgtggaaccaaagagggctgtctcccgagaagattctcaaagacccggtgcccacttaactgtgaaaaagatttttgtcggtggcattaaagaagacactgaagaacatcatctaagagattattttgaacagtatgggaaaatcgaagtgattgagatcatgactgaccgaggcagtggcaaaaagagaggtttcgcttttgtgacctttgatgaccacgactctgtagacaagattgtcattcaaaaataccatactgtgaatggccacaactgtgaagtaaggaaagccctatcgaagcaagagatggctagtgcttcgtccagccaaagaggccgaagtggttctggaaactttggtggtggtcgtggaggtggttttggtgggaatgacaactttggtcgtggagggaacttcagtggtcgaggtggcttcggtggcagtcgaggtggtggtggatatggtggcagtggggatggctataacggatttggtaatgacggaagcaactttggaggtggcggaagctataacgattttggcaattacaacaatcaatcctcaaattttggacccatgaaaggaggaaattttggaggcagaagctctggcccctatggtggtggaggccaatactttgccaaaccacgaaaccaaggtggctatggcggttccagcagcagcagcagctatggcagtggcagaaggttttaa